In Spirobacillus cienkowskii, a genomic segment contains:
- a CDS encoding GNAT family N-acetyltransferase, whose amino-acid sequence MNKVNLENPDCKQIVCISKGNLYLSEISDNVAPIFISNNLLEISYLENLLSYDKISETVYLICKNDIYAPSLNLLKKFYDNLNLEQNSSCFLGAIFVFQNKNLIAFLNFNVTYEDCEIEYTCVSKDFKKKGVASLMLFYLDDFCKKIANNKVNKILLEVGENNLPAIHLYKKFNFNKVSERKKYYKNSENALILEKKI is encoded by the coding sequence ATGAATAAAGTAAATTTAGAAAATCCAGATTGTAAACAAATAGTCTGTATTAGTAAAGGTAATTTATATTTAAGTGAAATTAGTGACAATGTAGCGCCTATATTTATTTCTAATAATTTATTAGAAATAAGTTATTTAGAAAATTTGTTATCTTATGATAAAATATCAGAAACTGTATATTTAATTTGTAAGAATGATATTTATGCACCTAGTTTAAATTTATTAAAAAAATTTTATGATAACTTAAATCTTGAACAAAACAGCTCTTGTTTTTTAGGAGCTATTTTTGTTTTTCAAAATAAAAACTTAATCGCATTTTTAAATTTTAATGTTACATACGAAGATTGCGAAATAGAGTATACTTGTGTAAGCAAAGATTTTAAGAAAAAAGGTGTTGCTAGCTTAATGTTATTTTATCTAGATGATTTTTGTAAAAAAATAGCAAATAATAAAGTTAATAAAATTTTACTCGAAGTTGGAGAAAATAATTTGCCAGCAATTCATCTTTACAAAAAATTTAACTTTAATAAAGTTAGTGAGAGAAAAAAATATTATAAAAATAGTGAAAATGCTTTAATTTTGGAGAAAAAAATTTGA
- a CDS encoding glycosyltransferase family 9 protein encodes MKVGILHTAFIGDIVLLGLLIEALYTDKHEIYLIIKKESLLLYNNDYRIKKCIAIDKKSGFKKIKSIFLISQQIKSLSLDVILVPHKSVTTALCVLFAKVPKSIGFNDSALKFVYRELMPFNKSKHECLRCLDLAPRWLLSEASYQIALKISRPILIPNKSLSIFNEKNPDFFSKESFYFIVNPGSAWATKKYPALNFAKAIFLILSNSQNLTCILAGSRNDYNDIKCILDYFDAYPHLKNKIIDVSKYLPLDEFVTLVSKASFVIANDSSPVHIASASNVPVVVIFGPTSWTFGFYPTSEKSTILVYRDAAGNTLSCHPCTNHGSSVCPEKHFKCMRELSPEIILDSVQKMLPHFF; translated from the coding sequence TTGAAAGTTGGAATTCTTCATACAGCATTTATAGGTGATATTGTATTACTTGGTTTGTTAATAGAGGCTCTTTACACAGATAAACATGAAATATATTTAATAATTAAAAAAGAATCATTATTACTGTATAATAATGATTATAGAATAAAAAAATGTATAGCTATAGATAAAAAATCTGGTTTTAAAAAAATTAAATCAATTTTTTTAATTTCTCAACAAATTAAATCTTTGTCTCTTGATGTAATTTTAGTGCCGCATAAATCTGTTACAACAGCTTTATGCGTGCTTTTTGCAAAAGTTCCTAAAAGTATTGGTTTTAATGATAGTGCTTTAAAATTTGTATATCGCGAACTTATGCCTTTTAATAAAAGCAAACATGAATGTTTACGGTGTTTAGATTTAGCACCAAGGTGGCTTTTATCTGAAGCTTCTTATCAAATTGCATTAAAAATTTCTAGACCTATTTTAATTCCTAATAAAAGTTTGTCTATTTTTAATGAAAAAAATCCGGATTTTTTTAGCAAAGAAAGTTTTTATTTTATTGTGAATCCTGGTTCTGCATGGGCAACTAAAAAGTATCCAGCTTTAAATTTTGCAAAAGCAATTTTTTTAATATTAAGTAACTCACAAAATTTAACTTGTATTTTAGCTGGATCGCGTAATGATTACAATGATATTAAATGTATATTAGATTATTTTGATGCATACCCACATTTAAAAAATAAAATTATTGATGTTAGCAAGTATTTGCCATTAGACGAATTTGTAACTTTGGTGTCTAAAGCGAGTTTTGTAATTGCAAATGACTCGAGTCCGGTGCATATTGCTTCTGCTTCTAATGTCCCTGTTGTTGTTATTTTTGGACCAACTAGTTGGACTTTTGGTTTTTATCCGACTTCAGAAAAAAGCACGATTCTAGTTTACCGCGATGCAGCAGGAAATACGCTTTCTTGCCATCCTTGTACAAATCATGGTTCAAGTGTATGCCCTGAAAAGCATTTTAAATGTATGCGTGAATTGTCTCCAGAAATTATTTTAGACTCTGTTCAGAAGATGTTGCCACATTTTTTTTAA
- a CDS encoding 3-oxoacyl-[acyl-carrier-protein] synthase III C-terminal domain-containing protein, whose product MIPVLGNFIVKRPQFEVAQHNALNWISQAHALAKYNENLNSPDSKSLEKINYLMNNYVNRFACGPEKISNRGTCIPDFLHTNWDEMQLFNLKNNNCSPTIKEKMLFFNEIVGKVFEDLYSEVNVPPKNIIHVTCTGYSSPSAAQILVSKMGWGDFTKIYHAYHMGCYAALPTLRVAQGYLLQDNLENALTSNIKGRVDIVHTELCTLHFNPYLHDPGQFVVQSLFADGFIYYSLFEKNAFYRYGLNKGLEILATHEMIISHTLDAMSWDLSESGFYMSLSGKVPAVIAENIFNFIEKLFSKTEYSYAEIKDNALYAVHPGGPKIIKLIKDVLDLSDKNIEFSELILKNYGNMSSATLPHIWNEIINSNVQAGTLVVSLAFGPGLTVVGSLMRIV is encoded by the coding sequence ATGATTCCTGTTTTAGGTAACTTCATTGTAAAAAGACCACAGTTTGAAGTTGCACAGCACAATGCGTTAAACTGGATCTCGCAAGCTCATGCTCTTGCAAAATATAATGAAAATTTAAATTCTCCTGATTCTAAATCATTAGAAAAAATAAATTACTTAATGAATAATTATGTTAATCGTTTTGCTTGTGGCCCCGAAAAAATTTCTAATCGAGGCACATGTATTCCTGATTTTCTCCATACAAATTGGGATGAAATGCAATTGTTTAATTTAAAAAATAATAATTGCAGTCCAACTATTAAAGAAAAAATGCTTTTTTTTAACGAAATAGTTGGAAAAGTTTTTGAGGACTTATACTCTGAAGTAAATGTGCCACCAAAAAATATAATTCATGTAACCTGTACAGGCTACTCTTCACCTTCAGCAGCGCAAATTTTAGTTTCCAAAATGGGATGGGGCGATTTTACAAAAATTTATCATGCATACCATATGGGTTGTTACGCCGCTCTTCCTACGTTGCGAGTGGCGCAAGGTTACTTATTACAAGATAATTTAGAAAACGCGCTTACTAGCAATATTAAAGGTCGAGTGGATATTGTTCATACAGAACTATGTACGTTGCATTTTAATCCTTATTTGCATGATCCTGGTCAGTTTGTAGTGCAAAGTTTATTTGCAGATGGATTTATTTATTATTCATTGTTTGAAAAGAATGCATTTTATCGTTATGGATTGAATAAAGGTTTAGAAATTTTAGCAACTCATGAGATGATTATTTCACACACTTTAGATGCAATGTCTTGGGATTTGTCTGAAAGTGGTTTTTATATGAGTTTATCTGGTAAAGTTCCTGCTGTTATTGCAGAAAATATTTTTAATTTTATTGAAAAATTATTTTCGAAAACAGAATATTCTTATGCTGAAATTAAGGATAATGCATTATATGCTGTGCATCCAGGTGGCCCTAAAATAATTAAATTGATAAAAGATGTGTTAGATTTATCAGATAAAAATATTGAATTTAGTGAATTGATACTTAAAAATTATGGTAATATGTCTTCGGCAACGTTACCGCATATTTGGAATGAAATAATTAACTCAAACGTACAGGCTGGTACTTTAGTAGTGAGTTTAGCATTTGGCCCTGGTTTAACTGTGGTTGGTTCGTTAATGAGAATTGTATGA